The Desulfobulbus propionicus DSM 2032 DNA segment TACTACTCCAGCGATGACCTGGATCGGTTGACCAGTCTGCTGTTACGCTAACGACCTTGGGAACCGGCATGGCACCGCGGCGATCACCAGGCCCGAGCAAGGAGCGGCAAAGGCGCATTGCCCCCTTGGTGGTGATCGGTTTTTTTCTACTTCTGCTGCTGATCGGCATTGCCGTCGATGAGCCGACGCGGGTGCTCGAACAGGCCCGTGCCATCTGCCTGGGCTGCATCGGGATCGGGTGAACGGGCTGGACATGGAAACCCTGCGCAGATGGATCCAGATCCTGTGGCTGTTCCTGTCCAATGGCTATTGGGGATTTCCTTGGAGCGGCACGCTCTATCAGGGACCGCTGAAAGTGCTCTGCTCGCCCGGCCTCAACTGCTATTCCTGCCCGGCCTCGACCACCTTTTGCCCCATCGGCAGTCTTCAACAGTTGCTGCTGGGGGTGCGGATGTCGCTCCAGGCCGGGCAATACCATCTCGGCACCTATGTACTGGGCAGCATGGGCTTGCTCGGTGCCCTATTCGGGCGGTTGCTCTGCGGTTGGGCCTGCCCCTTCGGCCTAGTGCAAGAGTGGCTGCACCGCATCCCCTCACCCACATTCGCTGTGCCACGGGTGCTGGGCTGGGGCAAGTATCTGGTGTTGCTGCTGCTGGTGCTTGTGCTGCCGCTGGTAGTGGTCGATGAGTTCGGCATGGGCAAACCCTGGTTCTGCACCTATCTCTGCCCGGCCGGCACCCTGGAGGCAGGCATTCCCATGCTGCTCCTCAGCCCGGATCTGCGGCCCGCCGCCGGCCTGCTCTATGGCTACAAACTGGCTCTCCTGGCGTCTCTCCTCCTGTGGAGCATCGTCGCTTCCCGGCCATTTTGCCGCACCCTCTGCCCCCTGGGCGCTTTTTACGGCCTGTTGAACCGGTACAGCCTGATTCAGTTGAAATTTACTGCCGATGCCTGTACAAAGTGCGGTGCGTGCCATCGGGTGTGCCCGGTGGGCGTTCGCGTTGACGAATCGCCGAACAGTGCCGAATGCATCCGCTGCCTGCGTTGCTGCACCGAGTGCCGTCAGCAGGCGCTGTCCCTGGACATTGCCGGGCACACGCTTTCGTTGGCGGCGAGGACATCGCCCGATCCATCCTGCAATCAAGGAGCCCGGTCATGACCTTGCGACGTGCTCTGTTTGCCTGCACTGTTTCGCTGTTGCTGCTGGTCCGTTCCGTTGCTGCGGCCGAGATGGTATCCATTGCCGGCGAGGAGATCAACATGCGCTCCGGTCCAGGCACCGAGCATGAGGTGTTGTGGAAAATCAGCGACGGATTCCCGCTCGAGGTGCTCGCCACCAAGGGCGACTGGTTGCAGGTCCAGGATTTTGAGGGCAGCAGCGGGTGGGTGCACAAGAAAACCACCCGGGCCACGCCGCACATGATCGTCAAGGCCAACCGCGGCACCGCGCAGCAGATCAACGTGCGCCGCGAACCGAGCACCAAGGCCGCGGTGGTGGCAACGGCCAGTTACGGTGTGGTGTTCAAGACCCTGGAACGTCAAGGCACCTGGGTCAAGGTCGAGCACGGCCAAGGGGTAACCGGGTGGGTTGAAGGCAGCCTGCTTTGGGGGTTCTAGGCCCGAGTTTCGCAGCGAAAGTCAGCGTCCCGTTTTTTCATCGTTCCCATCCTTCCGCTTCGGCACGGTATCAGCTCCGTTGGGTTGCGAGGTTTTGGAAATATGTACGACGTAACCCGATCGATCCCGATGATTCCCGACAAGAAACTGATCAAACTCCGGTTCGAGCAGGCCGCCGCCACCTACGAACAGCAGGCAACGGTGCAGCATCGAGTGGCTGACCGCCTCCTGGGCTTGCTGAACGACAGCGCCCCCGGGGTGACCCCGGAACAGATTCTCGAGATCGGCTGCTGCACGGGACTGCTCACCGAAAAGGTGCTGGAGCGCTACCCGTCGATCCAGCAGCTGACGGTCAGCGACCTGGTGGCCGCCTTCGAACAGTGCGTGTGCCGCAAGGCTGGTCTCCGGGTCGACAATATCACCTTCTTGGCTGGGGATATCGAAACGATTCGGCTGCCGGCACGCTATGATTTGATCATTTCCTCGTCCACCCTGCACTGGGTGCATGATCTGCCGGCGTTGTGCGCCAAACTGCATCGTCACCTGCAGCCCCAGGGCACCCTGGCGTTTTCCCTCTACGGCAAGGACAATCTGGCCGAGATTCGCGCCGTGACCGGCGTGGGGCTGGCCTATCGCAATCTGGATCAGCTGCGGACAGTGGTGGCGGAACGGTTCGACATTCTGGCCGCCGAGGAGACACGGGAAACCCTGTGGTATCCGGACCCGATCGCCGTGCTCCAGCACCTGCGGGCCACCGGCGTCAATTCGATCGGTCAACGCCCCTGGACCAGACGCCAGGTTAACGCCTTCAGCCACGCGTACAGAGATCGGTTCTCCGGCCAGCAGGGCGTCCGTCTGACCTATCATCCGATGTTCATTGTGGCCCGCCCCCGGTACCAGGCAGAGGGACGGATCGGTTAGTCTTCATCCTCCGCGAGGAATACGCATGACCGCAGCGCACGTCACCATTGCCGTGGGCGGCATCGATACCGATGTCGGCAAGAGTTATGTGACCGGGTTGTTCGCCCGGTATCTCATCCAGCAGGGGCACAAGGTCACCACCCTCAAACTGGTGCAGACCGGCTGCGCCGAAACGTCTGATGATATTCGCCTTCACCGGCAGCTGATGGGCCAGCCGTTGTCCGCGTTTGACCGCGATGGCACCACCTGTCCGTACGTCTTTCCCTATCCGGCCTCGCCGCTGCTGTCGGCCCGCATGGTCGGCCGGGTGATCGAGGCCCAGGTTTTGGACCGGGCCATGGCCACCCTACAGGAGCACCATGACTGGCTCTTGGTGGAGGGAGCCGGTGGTCTGCTGGTGCCGCTCAACCCGGAGCTGCTGCTGCTCGACTATTTTGCCGCGAGGCAGCTGCCGATGCTCCTTGTCTGCTCGCCCCGCCTTGGGTCGATCAATCATACCCGGCTCAGCCTCGAGGCGATCAAGGCACGCCGCATTCCCTTGTTGGGATTGGTTTATAATCTGTTTGGCAATCACCCCCGCGAAATCGTCCAGGACACCCTGCTCGAATGCCGCAAGGCCCTGCGCGATTACGGCTTTGCCGAAACCCTGGTGATCGTCCCCGATGCCAGGGAAAGCACCTCCGCCGCCTGGCAGACCTTGGTCACTGCCGCCCAACAGCTGCGTTCATAACCAGGCCAGCGCGGCTGGCCCTCCCCCCTTGTTCATCGCTGTTTGCCAGCACAAACGGCGGGTGAACGATTGTCTCCCGCACGTCTTCACGCTACCGCCACGCATCTTTTCGCCCCCGGTTGACCGTTTTCTTCCCTGCTCGTTTTGCTCCTTCGTGTTTCGTGATCCTGCGCTGCATCGCATCGGCGCAGTGGGGCATGTCCCGCCCGCATGGGCTGTCCATTGAGGTAGAAGGAGGATTTTGTGCGTAATGGGCGATTATCGCCGCAACAAAAAAAGCGAGAGGCCGACAAAAAACGGGCAACAAGCAATCCCCTTGCGCTGCGAGTATTGGCGATCAGGGAGAGGAGAAGACAGTTTTGAAAAATAATAATTTCCGCTTATTGGCAACCATGTGGAGGGGTTCTGGGGCTACCAATGAATCAACTTGTGCGATATGTGCAAAATAGAAAATATATTGCGAAGAATGGCCGCCTTTTCTATAGAAAGGGCACCTGTGTGATCGCCGGGACAGTTTTCAGTAAAATAGAACTGAAAAATCAATAAAATATATGTCAAAACCGGTGACAGCAGAAAAGGCCAGCTGGCCTGTGGGCGCGAATTCGCGGAGACCTATTATTTGAGAGAAGGAGGCCTGTATGGCGAAAGTCGGAGTGTACGTCTGTCATTGCGGTTCCAACATTGCCGGCGTCATCGACGTGGCGGCGGTCCGCGACTTTGCGGAAACGCTTCCCGATGTGGTGATTGCGCGCAAGGATCTGTTCATGTGCTCGGATTCAGGGCAGGAGATGGTCAAGCAGGATGTCCGCGACGGCGTGGTGGACCGGGTCGTGGTCGCTGCCTGTACGCCGCGAACCCACGAGCCGATCTTCCGCGCGGCCGTCGAAAAGGCCGGGCTCAACAAGTACCTGTTCGAGATGGCCAATATCCGTGACCAGGACAGCTGGGTCCATGCCCACGATCACGAGGGTGCCACCGAGAAAGCCAAGCAGATTGTGGCTTCGGCCGTGGCCAAGGCCCGCAATCTCGAACCGCTGGAAGACAAGTTTGTGCCGGTCACCGACGCGGCCCTGGTCATTGGCGCGGGCATCGGCGGCATCAGCGCCGCCCTGGAACTGGCCAACATGGGCCACAAGACCTATCTGGTCGAAAAACGCCCCTCCATTGGAGGTGTGATGGCCCAACTCGA contains these protein-coding regions:
- a CDS encoding 4Fe-4S binding protein: METLRRWIQILWLFLSNGYWGFPWSGTLYQGPLKVLCSPGLNCYSCPASTTFCPIGSLQQLLLGVRMSLQAGQYHLGTYVLGSMGLLGALFGRLLCGWACPFGLVQEWLHRIPSPTFAVPRVLGWGKYLVLLLLVLVLPLVVVDEFGMGKPWFCTYLCPAGTLEAGIPMLLLSPDLRPAAGLLYGYKLALLASLLLWSIVASRPFCRTLCPLGAFYGLLNRYSLIQLKFTADACTKCGACHRVCPVGVRVDESPNSAECIRCLRCCTECRQQALSLDIAGHTLSLAARTSPDPSCNQGARS
- a CDS encoding SH3 domain-containing protein, which gives rise to MTLRRALFACTVSLLLLVRSVAAAEMVSIAGEEINMRSGPGTEHEVLWKISDGFPLEVLATKGDWLQVQDFEGSSGWVHKKTTRATPHMIVKANRGTAQQINVRREPSTKAAVVATASYGVVFKTLERQGTWVKVEHGQGVTGWVEGSLLWGF
- the bioC gene encoding malonyl-ACP O-methyltransferase BioC, which gives rise to MYDVTRSIPMIPDKKLIKLRFEQAAATYEQQATVQHRVADRLLGLLNDSAPGVTPEQILEIGCCTGLLTEKVLERYPSIQQLTVSDLVAAFEQCVCRKAGLRVDNITFLAGDIETIRLPARYDLIISSSTLHWVHDLPALCAKLHRHLQPQGTLAFSLYGKDNLAEIRAVTGVGLAYRNLDQLRTVVAERFDILAAEETRETLWYPDPIAVLQHLRATGVNSIGQRPWTRRQVNAFSHAYRDRFSGQQGVRLTYHPMFIVARPRYQAEGRIG
- the bioD gene encoding dethiobiotin synthase, with protein sequence MTAAHVTIAVGGIDTDVGKSYVTGLFARYLIQQGHKVTTLKLVQTGCAETSDDIRLHRQLMGQPLSAFDRDGTTCPYVFPYPASPLLSARMVGRVIEAQVLDRAMATLQEHHDWLLVEGAGGLLVPLNPELLLLDYFAARQLPMLLVCSPRLGSINHTRLSLEAIKARRIPLLGLVYNLFGNHPREIVQDTLLECRKALRDYGFAETLVIVPDARESTSAAWQTLVTAAQQLRS